A window of the Aspergillus flavus chromosome 6, complete sequence genome harbors these coding sequences:
- a CDS encoding histidine-rich protein — MSDPYAQHPHYAPPGPGPEANFYAPADSVYQNPPYDYEPQNPYTQQSPPNQNYQYGSQYDLAQTPRSYPPQMSGPQQDYLNPASAGGFEQENNHRGSNADYYNAPTDEQDRHHPPDSRPQEADNTSDNEGTERNLAGALAGGAGGYVLGRQSNHGLLGAVGGAILGNFVGDKMEDKPDDEEDGHHHRHHHHGHHHHRHKHRHGHRHHSHHSHHRSHSRHSSHSGSY; from the exons ATGTCTGACCCTTATGCCCAACACCCACACTACGCTCCTCCTGGTCCTGGACCCGAGGCCAACTTTTATGCGCCCGCAGATAGCGTATACCAAAACCCACCGTACGATTATGAGCCCCAGAATCCGTATACGCAGCAATCTCCTCCAAACCAAAACTACCAATATGGCTCGCAGTATGACTTAGCGCAAACACCCAGGTCTTATCCCCCTCAAATGTCGGGCCCACAGCAAGACTACCTCAATCCGGCTTCTGCGGGAGGCTTTGAGCAGGAAAATAACCATCGAGGAAGTAACGCTGATTATTA CAACGCGCCCACCGACGAACAAGATCGGCACCATCCTCCAGACTCTCGTCCCCAAGAAGCCGACAACACTTCCGACAATGAGGGAACTGAGCGCAATCTTGCAGGGGCACTTGCTGGTGGCGCTGGTGGCTATGTTTTGGGACGCCAAAGTAACCATGGTCTTCTAGGGGCTGTGGGGGGTGCGATACTAGGGAACTTCGTCGGAGACAAGATGGAGGATAAaccagatgatgaggaggatggtcatcatcaccgtcaccaccaccatggccatcatcaccaccgtcACAAGCATCGTCACGGCCATCGCcatcatagtcatcatagtcatcatcGCAGTCATTCTCGGCACAGTAGCCATAGCGGTAGCTACTGA
- a CDS encoding PQ loop repeat-domain-containing protein, which translates to MPPPLIQHLTQALPQHCEPSSPFFATISAYLHTCIPTPLALISSVLGTLSIVSWLFAQLPQIYKNVQLQSTSGLSIFFLVEWCLGDTSNLIGALLTRQATWQVIIASYYVLVDVTLVFQFFWYTHIKGRQGGYSSLSHSHNEGGTGGVLEGVSFSENNSVNQTPSETTADSDAKDVKGRKEPIFGSYNGQSLSYSNEKLSSSRRSMLRKSSGPSLPIASTRTVLLASMLCAVVANAAPTEPATEPHSHFLSLGFLGTLFSWMSTFLYLFSRPPQLYKNYKRKSTSGLSPLLFMAAFSGNFFYSSSLLTNPNAWYDYPPYGGGGWADSDGNNRAEWLSRAIPFFLGAFGVLFFDGFMGVQFLMYGTRDDESIIEIEDPKCGRSRWMRVRGWMRGWIPSVSPTRDAHRRTPTESQALLEEDCDRYGTV; encoded by the coding sequence ATGCCTCCTCCTTTAATACAGCACCTGACTCAAGCGCTGCCACAACATTGTGAGCCGTCTTCGCCCTTCTTCGCTACCATTTCCGCATATCTACACACGTGCATACCTACGCCGCTCGCTCTTATATCATCAGTGTTGGGTACCCTTAGCATTGTCTCATGGCTGTTTGCACAGCTCCCCCAGATATACAAGAATGTCCAGTTGCAGTCTACGTCGGGCTTGTCCATATTCTTTCTTGTGGAGTGGTGCTTGGGAGACACTAGCAACCTGATCGGTGCTCTACTCACTCGGCAAGCTACTTGGCAAGTCATCATTGCAAGCTACTATGTCCTGGTCGATGTTACACTCGTCTTCCAGTTTTTCTGGTACACACATATCAAAGGACGTCAGGGTGGCTACAGTAGCTTGTCTCACTCACATAATGAGGGCGGAACCGGGGGGGTGTTAGAAGGGGTATCCTTTTCCGAGAACAACTCAGTCAATCAGACACCTTCAGAAACCACAGCCGATTCGGACGCGAAGGATGTGAAAGGTCGCAAAGAACCTATATTCGGTTCTTATAACGGCCAGTCCCTGTCGTATTCCAATGAGAAGCTCAGCTCATCCCGTCGGTCAATGCTCAGAAAAAGCAGCGGACCCAGCCTGCCTATTGCCTCTACGCGCACAGTTCTATTAGCATCGATGCTCTGCGCGGTTGTGGCCAACGCAGCACCAACGGAGCCAGCCACCGAACCACACTCCCATTTCCTCAGTCTGGGGTTCCTCGGCACCCTTTTCTCGTGGATGTCAACATTCCTATACCTTTTCTCGCGGCCACCACAGCTATACAAGAACTACAAGCGCAAGAGCACCTCCGGTCTATCCCCGCTGCTCTTCATGGCCGCATTCAGCGGAAACTTCTTTTACTCCTCGTCCCTCCTCACAAACCCTAACGCCTGGTACGACTATCCCCCTTACGGCGGCGGCGGATGGGCCGACTCCGATGGCAACAACCGCGCCGAATGGCTAAGCCGGGCTATCCCCTTCTTCCTTGGGGCATTCGgcgtcctcttcttcgacggCTTCATGGGCGTGCAATTCCTTATGTACGGCACGCGAGACGACGAGTCCATTATTGAGATCGAAGATCCGAAGTGCGGACGTAGTCGCTGGATGCGAGTCCGCGGCTGGATGAGAGGCTGGATCCCCTCCGTATCCCCTACCCGGGATGCCCATCGCCGCACTCCCACAGAAAGCCAGGCGCTTTTAGAAGAAGACTGTGATAGATACGGTACAGTTTAA
- a CDS encoding putative serine palmitoyltransferase 2 (unnamed protein product) — MPRRSVNSSANNPSNSQSTSSNSGKGGITFKAPTTKPSLLSQLFSTSPKSKSDSQSANVAARGASGNAHPTSISSASLSLPTISLSTATAGNPNMDEPPTTLFQPPSPEEARRQAKANAQFGTIGHPSHRYSSQHPGGVFPEPIMDEPPYYYLLTTYISYLILIAFGHVRDFFGKRFREENYRHLKPRNGYGALNSDFDNFYVRRLKLRINDCFERPVTGVPGRYITLIDRATDDHNKHFYFTGTTTDTLNLSSYNYLGFAQSEGPCADLAEESIRKYGITAPSTRAEVGTQDLHMEVEDLVAKFVGKEASMVFSMGFGTNANIFPALVGKGDLIISDELNHASIRFGARLSGASIGMFKHNDMKDLENKLREAISQGQPRTHRPWKKILVVVEGLYSMEGSMCNLPGLISLKRRYKFHLFVDEAHSIGAIGPKGRGVCDYFGIDTNEVDILMGTLTKSFGANGGYIAADKNMIDQLRAANSGVIYGESPAPAILSQISSALRIISGEIVPGQGEERLQRLAFNSRYLRLGLKRLGFIVYGHDDSPIIPVLLFNPAKMPAFSHEMLKRKISVVVVGYPATPLVSSRARFCVSAAHTKEDLDRVLTACDEIGNVLQLKFSTGVAGGALPSNEDVTPPPEMEKEWHRKRDPVAPPRWRIEDVIRRGVQDAKGPLY, encoded by the coding sequence ATGCCTCGTCGATCCGTCAACTCTTCCGCCAACAACCCCTCCAACTCGCAGTCCACCTCATCCAACTCTGGAAAGGGCGGTATCACCTTCAAGGCGCCCACAACCAAACCTAGTCTCTTGAGCCAACTATTCTCAACCTCCCCTAAGTCTAAATCCGACTCTCAGTCTGCGAACGTGGCCGCCAGAGGAGCCAGTGGGAACGCTCATCCTACTTCGATCAGCTCGGCTTCACTGTCCTTACCGACCATTTCTCTCTCTACTGCTACCGCGGGAAACCCCAATATGGACGAACCGCCGACCACGCTCTTTCAGCCCCCCTCGCCGGAGGAGGCTCGTCGCCAGGCCAAGGCAAACGCGCAGTTTGGCACCATTGGCCATCCCAGCCACCGGTATTCCAGTCAACATCCTGGCGGTGTCTTTCCCGAGCCGATAATGGATGAGCCTCCCTATTATTACCTTCTTACTACCTATATTAGTTACCTAATCCTAATCGCATTTGGACATGTCCGTGATTTTTTTGGGAAACGCTTCCGTGAAGAGAATTACAGACACTTGAAACCCCGGAATGGATACGGTGCCCTCAACAGCGACTTCGACAATTTCTACGTCCGTCGCCTTAAGCTGCGTATCAATGATTGTTTTGAGCGCCCGGTGACGGGTGTCCCCGGAAGATACATCACGCTGATCGACCGTGCGACTGATGATCACAACAAGCACTTTTACTTCACCGGAACCACCACCGATACACTGAACCTGAGTTCGTACAACTACCTTGGTTTTGCGCAGTCCGAAGGCCCATGTGCAGACCTCGCCGAGGAGTCGATTAGGAAATATGGCATCACCGCTCCTAGCACCCGAGCGGAGGTTGGCACACAGGATCTTCACATGGAAGTAGAGGATCTTGTCGCTAAGTTCGTGGGCAAGGAAGCGTCAATGGTCTTCTCTATGGGTTTTGGCACTAATGCAAATATCTTTCCCGCTCTGGTCGGTAAAGGCGATCTTATCATTTCTGATGAGCTGAACCACGCATCAATCCGCTTCGGTGCACGTCTTTCTGGGGCATCTATCGGTATGTTCAAGCACAACGATATGAAGGACCTGGAGAATAAGCTCCGGGAGGCTATCAGTCAAGGTCAGCCCCGTACTCATCGCCCCTGGAAGAAGATATTGGTCGTTGTGGAAGGCCTTTATTCTATGGAAGGATCGATGTGCAACCTCCCGGGCCTGATTTCTTTGAAACGACGTTACAAGTTCCATCTTTTTGTTGATGAAGCCCACTCAATTGGTGCTATTGGACCGAAAGGCAGAGGTGTTTGTGACTATTTCGGCATTGATACAAACGAAGTGGATATTCTCATGGGAACCCTCACAAAGTCCTTTGGTGCTAATGGAGGGTATATCGCTGCCGACAAGAACATGATCGATCAGCTTCGTGCAGCGAATTCTGGAGTCATCTACGGAGAATCGCCAGCCCCGGCTATCTTGTCCCAAATCTCGTCTGCTCTTCGTATCATCAGCGGCGAAATCGTTCCGGGTCAAGGTGAAGAGCGACTGCAGCGTTTGGCCTTTAACTCCCGATACCTTCGTCTGGGCCTGAAACGTCTTGGCTTTATAGTGTACGGCCACGACGATTCCCCAATTATCCCAGTGCTGCTGTTCAACCCTGCTAAGATGCCAGCCTTCTCCCATGAAATGCTCAAGCGAAAGATTTCTGTTGTCGTTGTCGGTTATCCTGCTACACCCTTGGTCTCCTCCCGTGCTCGTTTCTGCGTCTCTGCCGCGCATACTAAGGAAGACCTCGATCGGGTATTGACCGCTTGTGATGAGATTGGCAATGTCTTACAACTCAAATTCTCGACTGGTGTTGCCGGCGGAGCCCTCCCCTCGAATGAGGACGTGACCCCTCCTccagagatggagaaggaatggcACCGGAAGCGAGACCCCGTTGCTCCCCCGCGGTGGCGTATCGAGGACGTTATCAGGCGCGGTGTCCAGGACGCCAAAGGTCCGTTGTATTAG
- a CDS encoding acetoacetyl-CoA synthase (acetoacetyl-coa synthetase), whose protein sequence is MSSNGVPTGSKELWRHSSPQDTQIYDFMMKLNAEHNLSLKSYNDLWRWSISKPALFWERIWHYTAIKSHKPYDRVLESDGDLFPRPNFFEGSRLNFAENLLYPASALDENEVAIIAATESEREYVSWKELRERVRQCASSLKEAGLQSGDRVAGFLGNHTNTVVAMLATSSIGAFWTGVSPDTGVHAVLERLKQIEPKILFADNASLYNGKVHGAEAKIRQIVPGLPNLELLVVFETIKSHQINLEELSPAQGKVSTYESFLSAASDPSAPLEFASLEPGHPVYILYSSGTTGAPKPIVHGSLGTLLQHKKEHMLHCDIRPGDRLFYFTTVTWMMWHWLVSGLASGATIVLYDGSPFRPFDSEGGNGEMAMPRLIDELKITHFGTSAKYLSILEQASLNPRKHPHRPVTLQTLRAIFSTGSPLAPSTFEYVYSSFHPDIMLGSITGGTDILSLFCSCCPILPVYKGEIQCRSLAMAVSVYDYAGNDISASGEPGDLVCTKPFPAQPVMFWPPGAVGEEKYRKSYFDIFGPSVWHHGDFVRLDPQTGGVVMLGRSDGVLKPAGVRFGSAEIYNILLKHFAEEVEDSLCIGRRRDGIDTDETVVLFVKLASQEKTIPQELAARIQATIRKELSPRHVPGIVDACPEIPVTSNGKKVENAVKQILCGLNIKIGASVANASCLDWYRAWATANS, encoded by the exons ATGTCCTCAAATGGGGTTCCCACCGGTTCAAAAGAACTATGGCGGCATAGTTCTCCGCAAGACACGCAGATATATGACTTCATGATGAAGCTAAACGCAGAGCACAATCTGTCTTTGAAGAGCTACAATGACCTTTGGCGTTGGAGTATCTCGAAGCCTGCACTCTTCTGGGAGCGGATATGGCACTATACAGCGATAAAGTCTCATAAACCATATGACCGT GTCCTAGAATCTGATGGAGATCTCTTCCCTAGACCCAACTTCTTCGAAGGTAGTAGACTGAACTTCGCCGAGAATCTTCTCTACCCAGCTAGCGCGCtcgatgagaatgaggtGGCGATAATCGCTGCTACGGAGTCGGAACGAGAGTATGTTTCATGGAAAGAGCTGCGCGAACGCGTTCGGCAATGTGCCAGCTCGCTAAAGGAAGCGGGCTTACAGTCCGGGGATCGTGTGGCAGGGTTTTTAGGGAACCATACCAATACCGTTGTCGCTATGCTGGCGACAAGTTCCATAGGAGCATTCTGGACTGGTGTCTCCCCGGACACGGGTGTGCACGCAGTGTTAGAGCGCCTGAAACAGATAGAACCGAAGATTCTATTCGCTGACAATGCTTCATTATATAATGGTAAAGTGCATGGGGCAGAGGCCAAAATTCGCCAAATTGTTCCAGGACTGCCAAATCTGGAGCTGCTTGTTGTATTCGAGACAATCAAGTCACATCAGATCAATCTTGAGGAGCTGTCACCAGCTCAGGGAAAGGTATCTACATATGAGTCTTTCCTCTCTGCCGCCAGCGACCCTTCGGCTCCTCTTGAATTTGCAAGCTTAGAGCCTGGTCACCCCgtctatatattatactctTCTGGTACGACAGGGGCACCTAAGCCTATTGTTCATGGATCGCTTGGAACATTGCTGCAGCATAAAAAGGAGCACATGCTCCATTGCGACATTCGCCCCGGAGACCGCTTGTTCTACTTTACTACTGTCACCTGGATGATGTGGCATTGGCTGGTCTCCGGACTTGCCAGTGGTGCCACCATTGTTTTGTACGATGGTTCCCCCTTTCGACCATTTGACTCTGAAGGCGGAAATGGAGAGATGGCCATGCCACGTCTAATCGATGAATTGAAGATAACCCACTTTGGAACATCAGCCAAGTACCTGTCTATCTTGGAGCAGGCTTCCCTGAATCCGCGAAAGCACCCCCACCGGCCGGTAACACTGCAAACTCTGAGAGCGATATTTAGCACTGGCTCTCCGCTGGCGCCCTCCACATTTGAATACGTCTACTCATCCTTTCACCCTGATATCATGCTGGGTTCAATCACTGGCGGAACAGATATTCTGTCCTTGTTTTGTTCCTGCTGCCCTATCTTGCCAGTGTACAAGGGTGAAATTCAATGTCGCAGCCTAGCCATGGCTGTTTCTGTATACGACTACGCAGGTAACGATATCAGCGCGTCTGGCGAGCCCGGCGATCTTGTCTGTACAAAACCTTTCCCTGCACAGCCGGTCATGTTCTGGCCACCTGGGGCTGTTGGTGAAGAGAAATACCGCAAGAGttattttgatattttcGGACCATCAGTTTGGCATCATGGAGACTTCGTGCGCTTGGATCCTCAGACTGGAGGGGTGGTCATGCTAGGTCGGAGCGATGGCGTCCTGAAACCGGCCGGAGTTAGGTTCGGAAGTGCAGAAATCTACAATATACTGCTCAAACACTTCGCAGAAGAAGTGGAGGATTCCTTGTGCATCGGACGGAGGCGAGACGGAATTGATACAGATGAGACTGTTGTCCTCTTCGTGAAGTTGGCCTCGCAGGAAAAGACCATACCTCAGGAGCTGGCAGCACGTATTCAAGCAACTATCCGCAAGGAGCTCAGCCCTCGGCATGTCCCGGGCATAGTGGACGCTTGTCCGGAGATTCCGGTCACGTCCAATGGCAAGAAAGTCGAGAATGCCGTGAAACAGATTTTGTGCGGCCTGAATATCAAGATCGGCGCCAGTGTTGCGAATGCCTCTTGCCTTGACTGGTATAGAGCATGGGCTACGGCGAATTCGTAA
- a CDS encoding putative mitochondrial processing peptidase alpha subunit (unnamed protein product) translates to MGSRLSSKSLRWPPENCSLRQHKEHLNSVSSEYIEFKIDKMRRSVLRAVESAKPLARAPRSVSRSFATVNEAGSKDPVELDQITTLPNGIRVATESLPGPFSGVGVYVDAGSRYEDESLRGVSHIMDRLAFKSTKKRSSDEMLEVLEGLGGNIQCASSRESLMYQSASFNSAVPTTLGLLAETIRDPLITEEEVLQQLGTAEYEIGEIWAKPELILPELVHMAAYKDNTLGNPLLCPEERLGEINKAVVDKYREVFFNPDRMVVAFAGVPHDVAVKLTEQYFGDMQGKKSSNGPVLSGTGIETTLSNSQSAVEEGQVPTIPQFTPSSTTSTTPASPKSESSLLSKLPFLKSLSGSQKGSVSPLDPSLVEPSTFNLTRPSHYTGGFLALPPIPPPANPMLPRLSHIHLAFEALPISNPDIYALATLQTLLGGGGSFSAGGPGKGMYSRLYTNVLNQHGWVESCIAFNHSYTDSGIFGISASCSPTRTPEMLEVMCRELQALTLDNGYSALQAQEVNRAKNQLRSSLLMNLESRMVELEDLGRQVQVHGRKVGVKEMCDHIDALTVEDLRRVARQVFGGNVQNKGQGTGKPTVVLQEGELEGYKLRSFPWEEIQERIARWKLGRR, encoded by the exons ATGGGATCTCGGCTTTCATCCAAATCCTTGCGGTGGCCTCCGGAAAACTGCTCTCTCCGACAACACAAGGAGCACCTGAATTCAGTCTCCTCCGAATACATTGAATTCAAGATTGACAAGATGCGTCGCTCAGTATTGCGGGCAGTTGAGTCCGCGAAACCACTCGCCCGCGCGCCTCGTTCCGTTTCAAGGAGCTTCGCTACTGTCAACGAGGCCGGCTCCAAG GATCCTGTTGAGCTCGACCAGATCACCACTTTGCCGAATGGAATTCGTGTCGCTACTGAGTCTTTGCCAGGCCCCTTCTCTGGTGTTGGAGTTTACGTCGACGCCGGTTCCCGATACGAGGATGAGAGTCTACGAGGAGTTAGCCACATAATGGATCGACTAGCATTCAAGTCGACTAAGAAGCGGTCTAGTGACGAGATgcttgaagttcttgaggGCCTTGGAGGAAATATTCAGTGCGCCTCTTCACGAGAGTCGCTGATGTACCAGTCCGCCAGTTTCAACTCGGCTGTCCCAACAACTCTGGGGCTTTTGGCTGAGACAATTCGTGATCCGCTCATcacagaagaggaggtgcTCCAGCAGCTGGGTACAGCTGAGTATGAGATTGGCGAGATCTGGGCCAAGCCGGAGCTTATTCTACCGGAGCTGGTACATATGGCCGCCTACAAGGATAACACATTGGGAAACCCTCTATTATGCCCGGAGGAAAGATTGGGAGAGATTAACAAAGCGGTTGTGGATAAATATCGCGAAGTCTTCTTCAACCCTGACAGGATGGTCGTTGCGTTCGCCGGTGTGCCGCATGATGTAGCTGTCAAGCTCACGGAGCAGTACTTCGGTGATATGCAGGGGAAAAAGTCGAGCAATGGTCCTGTTCTATCGGGAACCGGCATTGAAACTACTTTGTCGAACTCCCAGTCGGCCGTCGAAGAAGGGCAAGTGCCTACAATTCCCCAGTTCACGCCATCGTCTACCACATCGACCACTCCTGCATCCCCGAAGTCCGAGTCCAGTCTCCTTTCAAAACTTCCATTCCTCAAAAGCCTTTCCGGATCGCAGAAGGGCTCCGTGTCACCATTGGATCCTTCTTTGGTGGAACCGTCAACATTCAACTTGACACGCCCTTCTCATTATACTGGCGGTTTCCTCGCTCTCCCTCCAATTCCCCCTCCGGCGAACCCTATGCTTCCTCGCTTGAGCCATATCCATCTCGCATTTGAGGCTCTTCCCATCTCCAACCCTGACATCTATGCTCTCGCAACCCTCCAGACACTgctcggtggtggtggatcaTTCTCTGCAGGCGGTCCTGGCAAGGGTATGTACTCACGCCTTTACACAAACGTGTTGAACCAGCATGGATGGGTTGAGAGCTGTATTGCTTTTAACCATAGCTACACTGACAGCGGAATCTTTGGAATCTCTGCCTCCTGCAGTCCGACCCGGACGCCTGAGATGCTTGAGGTCATGTGCCGCGAACTGCAGGCACTGACTCTCGACAACGGTTACTCTGCCTTGCAGGCCCAGGAAGTTAACCGTGCAAAGAATCAGCTCCGCTCCTCTCTTCTCATGAACCTGGAGTCACGAATGGTCGAATTGGAGGACCTCGGACGCCAGGTTCAGGTGCATGGCCGCAAGGTTGGAGTGAAAGAGATGTGCGATCATATCGATGCATTGACCGTGGAGGATCTGCGCCGGGTTGCCCGACAGGTTTTCGGTGGTAACGTCCAGAACAAGGGACAAGGCACTGGTAAGCCAACTGTGGTTCTGCAGGAAGGCGAACTGGAGGGATATAAACTTCGTTCTTTCCCATGGGAGGAGATTCAAGAAAGGATCGCCAGGTGGAAGTTGGGAAGAAGGTGA
- a CDS encoding mitochondrial outer membrane translocase complex, subunit Tom22 — MVQLQEVEDEHYAQEKPQVTKNNVLLASDDEDDDYTDTESEISEDSDIELDGETFYERLSALKDMIPPSARRQVNNTVSSITSFTKSSLMFSGRALWVISTSAFLVGIPFALAYAEEEQYVQMEREQGMIKGANEMLTPGAISEEQKQAQPTL, encoded by the exons ATGGTTCAGCTTCAAGAAGTCGAGGACGAACACTACGCCCAGGAGAAGCCCCAGGTCACCAAGAACAACGTTCTTCTTGCCtcggacgacgaagatgatgactACACTGATACCG AGTCTGAAATATCCGAGGACTCCGATATCGAGCTCGACGGCGAGACCTTCTACGAGCGTCTGTCCGCTCTGAAAGACATGATCCCTCCCTCCGCCCGCCGCCAGGTCAACAACACAGTTTCCTCCATCACCTCATTCACAAAGTCCAGTCTCATGTTCAGCGGTCGGGCACTCTGGGTTATCAGCACCAGTGCTTTCCTTGTCGGTATCCCATTCGCGCTCGCCTatgcggaggaggagcagTACGTTCAGATGGAGCGTGAGCAGGGCATGATCAAGGGTGCCAACGAG ATGCTCACCCCCGGTGCGATTTCcgaggagcagaagcaggCTCAACCTACTCTGTAA
- a CDS encoding transcription factor IIIc-like protein has translation MPRTYGKRAKQTRLSFAPIALSQGSAEDADEKSGRKATLRYAHPSLPTIRSTRSQPNGPSSRSMSPVPFVKKSSADQQGSVSEAETSEQSTLTKKKKKKKKPKKNRQEQRKKKDKKGKEEKDKKKSEETADELPQHSTSETKVPVGRESESDGDEEALASARKVREAQALKRKRSQTPSDTAHSPSHNPSLSAKSSDSDAQDIISCPRRKIRRKLRRGPTQQPTIVLDDDDSDEGPISTPARKRRRAIDAQPPQTPEQNLDQDELDLREDLEDLQDSVVKETRTRGRLANSARAQRQQHLEALRRRRAGAKETNDERSGTPKSASESEGESNDEDGDETEGENTIMQPRFRQRNEDSDVESSVASDEDLDRYEDDFVLEDGTLGAPSSLPDMPFEFTRHAYKQLKDYFQDAVEWMVFNQLNPAFERSSPVYQVAFSKLEDEVKGRTGSQLISSVWNANFRNALMARPHMEVTGYPTLENHPCDACNRSGHPASSDMKLHGKAYSLETFEPLSDEASDAEEDGQERDRNGHVLPDENTRFLLGRATMAHTLIHWRFRLNEWVVDHLKRMGYMSDKEVLRRSHWSQKKRAKKAAEAVGLMVYEGEIKKLWRDFHIDLRSARESIVCSFYQNLTFVLFIGYRLISI, from the exons ATGCCCCGCACTTATGGTAAAAGAGCAAAGCAGACGCGACTTTCTTTTGCTCCGATAGCCCTGTCGCAAGGTTCTGCCGAGGATGCCGACGAGAAGAGTGGTCGCAAGGCTACTTTGCGCTATGCGCATCCGTCGTTGCCCACTATCCGCAGTACTCGGTCCCAGCCAAATGGGCCATCAAGCAGAAGCATGTCGCCGGTTCCGTTCGTGAAGAAATCCTCAGCGGACCAGCAAGGCTCCGTATCGGAGGCAGAAACTTCTGAACAGTCTACCCtcacgaaaaagaagaagaagaagaagaagccgaagaagaataggcaggaacaaaggaagaagaaagacaagaagggaaaggaagaaaaggacaagaaaaagagtgAAG AAACCGCAGATGAACTACCACAGCATTCTACTTCGGAGACCAAGGTGCCTGTCGGCCGAGAGAGCGAAAGCGATGGCGACGAAGAAGCTCTTGCTAGTGCTCGAAAAGTAAGGGAGGCACAAGCTCTCAAGCGGAAGAGATCTCAGACCCCGTCCGACACCGCGCACTCCCCATCTCACAATCCTTCACTTTCTGCGAAATCCAGCGATAGTGATGCTCAAGATATAATCTCTTGTCCTCGACGGAAAATACGACGGAAACTACGACGAGGTCCCACACAACAGCCTACTATTgtgctggatgatgatgactctGATGAAGGACCTATTTCAACCCCGGCAAGAAAACGAAGGAGGGCCATTGATGCTCAGCCACCGCAGACACCAGAACAAAACTTGGACCAAGACGAGCTAGATCTCAGGGAGGAccttgaagatcttcaaGACTCAG TGGTGAAGGAAACACGAACCAGAGGAAGGCTGGCAAATTCTGCGCGAGCCCAAAGACAACAACACCTAGAAGCGTTACGCCGTCGGAGAGCTGGTGCAAAGGAAACCAATGACGAAAGATCAGGGACTCCAAAAAGCGCATCGGAGAGCGAGGGTGAAAGCAACGACGAAGATGGGGATGAAACTGAGGGCGAAAACACTATCATGCAGCCTCGTTTCCGCCAACGAAACGAGGATAGTGACGTTGAATCCTCCGTGGCAAgcgatgaagatcttgatCGTTATGAAGATGATTTCGTTCTAGAAGATGGGACTCTCGGCGCACCGAGCAGTCTCCCGGATATGCCATTCGAATTCACCCGTCATGCATACAAGCAACTGAAGGATTACTTCCAAGACGCAGTGGAATGGATGGTATTCAATCAGCTTAATCCAGCCTTTGAGCGCTCTAGCCCAGTCTACCAAGTCGCATTTTCAAAATTAGAAGATGAGGTTAAAGGCCGGACTGGATCGCAGTTGATTTCCTCGGTTTGGAACGCCAACTTCCGCAACGCCCTCATGGCAAGGCCTCACATGGAAGTTACCGGATATCCAACGCTAGAGAACCATCCTTGCGATGCCTGCAACCGATCCGGCCATCCAGCCTCCTCCGACATGAAGCTGCATGGAAAAGCATACTCATTGGAGACGTTTGAACCGTTGTCGGATGAGGCTAGTGAcgccgaagaggatggaCAAGAACGGGATCGAAATGGACATGTTCTCCCCGATGAGAACACTCGATTCTTGCTGGGAAG AGCTACCATGGCCCATACTCTCATCCATTGGCGCTTTCGCCTTAATGAATGGGTAGTAGACCACCTTAAACGAATGGGCTACATGTCCGACAAGGAAGTGTTGAGGCGGAGCCACTGGagccagaagaaaagggccaAAAAAGCCGCCGAAGCCGTCGGCTTGATGGTTTACGAGGGCGAGATAAAGAAGCTCTGGCGAGATTTCCATATCGACCTCAGATCGGCTCGAGAATCCATCGTATGTTCATTCTATCAAAATCTCAccttcgtcctcttcataGGATATAGActgatatctatatag